The genomic stretch TACCAGATTTTATATATTTCACTTAGAAGATTACTTATTTCTTCTAACCCTTTTTTCTCACTAAGTTGTGCTGCTTTTAACAATGACACTGCTTCTTTCCTTAGCTGCTCTGTGATAATACTATTTTTATTACTTACCGGTAACATCTGTGATAACTTAGTCAATGACTTTCCACAGGCTTCATAATGGCTGATTGCATTATCAAATTGATTTTCGAGAATGCCGATCCGCAGCTTACTTTCCTTTAGAAATAATACAGCCATATTCTTGCACTTTGACCAAAAAGAAGCATTGTAAGCAACCCCATAACTATCAGCTTGTCCGCTTAATAAAGCTTCCCACCACATTCTGTAGGCTTCCGTTCCCATTGTATACCCTTCATTCGGTGCATGAACCTCCGGATTACCTACATTAATTGCATATTCAAAAACATCCTTAATAGTCTTTAGATTATCAGAGATACTTCCCGGTCGTATAATATGAATCTCCAAACATCCCCACTCTGTAGCTCCCAACTCCTGATAAGGTTTAGGGCCAGTAACTTTAAGACTGTCCGGTTCTATATAATAGTAGCCTATTTCATCATATCCGGCTATTAAGTAGTACATCGGCTTATCAAGCTCCCAGGCATAGCAGGGAAGTCCCTTGTCTATGGAATCACGAATCATTAGCCAGGCTTCCTGCCGTTTTTCATCTATGTCAGAAACAGATTTGTAAAAGCCATAATTCTTAACAATTCCACCACAGTTACGAATCAATTCATCAAAACAGCCATTATCTCCCCAATACTCCGTCCCCATAAAAGAAACTTCTTCATTGATATTTAGCATAAAGGCATAGGGTGCAGATATCCAGCTTGTAGACACATGTATCCCGATATAATCCAGACTTGATTTTATACAGCCTACCAAAGGAGGTGTACAGGGAAAGTATTTGATCCCCGGTAGCATAACCGCTCCTTTTCCTATCTGCTTTTCAATGTATTTATTCGTATGTAGGCACAGAACTTCATCAACACTGACACAGAAGAGTTCTGCCAGTGCTGGCAATAATCCTGTATCGGGCAAAGTCACACCATTCTCCCATTTTGAAATCGCCTGGGGGGTAATATTTATCTGCTTTGCAAGATAGTCCTGTGTTATACCTTTCTTTTTTCTTAGTTCGAAGATCTTTTTCCCCACTGCCGTTTTATCAACCATATACCTACCTCCGAGTAATCATAAACTCATTATAATCGGCTTGTGTTATAATGTAAATTAACCGGTATTTAAGAAGAATACCAGATTGCTCGATTTTTGTTAACTAACAGGTGTTAGACAACCTCTCAGCTTTGTTATATGCTGTTTTTGTTTCAATAAATCAGGAGAAATTGGCTAGAAACCTAAAGACTTTTTATCAATAGTAAGAAATATCCAATTGAAGATTTTAATTCCTAATTCACGAAAGGAGCTAAAATGAATTTACAGAAAATTTGCAGACATATTGATGAAGGTGCTAACTTCTATCTTAGAACCTTAGGAAACGCAGAACATATGGAATACTTAGATAACGGCCTCTACTCCATTGTCAGACCCAGAGCCGGCCAGGAGGGATGTACTGCTCTTTTTGATATACGGCTGGAACATTTATCCGATGAAGCTATGAAAGTAAAGATTCAGGAAATTAAGAAACTAAATTTGCACACCTGGTGGGGTATTGGAATATCTGAAAAAATGCTAAGAGCCGTATATGGTGAAAACCTTCCCTTACCTGCAACCTTTACCAACGAAGAAGAAGGCTGTATGGCGATGCTCTGTGACGAAATTCCTCCGGCAAAGGAAGAAAATTCTCCCTTTACCGTTAGAAAAGTTACCACTCCGGATGAATTTGAAATATGGGCTGAAATCTGCAACCGTATTCTGCATAACAATTATCCTATGCTCCATCCTGTGAACCATTATGCACTGTGCAAGGAAGGTGTAATGTCTTGCTTTATTGCCCATGATAATGATGTTCCGGCCTCTGTCTGCTCCATTATTTATAACAAGGAAGGTGCCTCTCTGGAATTTGTGTGTACACTTAAAGAATACCGCTTAAAGGGACTTGCTAAAGCAGTATGTATTGCGGCCATACAAGAGGCTTTTTCAAAGAATTCTGAAATTATTACCCTGAGAGCACTGCCTGATGTCAAAGGAATGTATCGCAAACTGGGCTTTCAGCTCTATAATCATCCTGTTTTTTATCAGCCTGGTCAAACAATATAACCATATCCCCAATCCGGGTTAGGATATTCTTTACCAGGATCTCTTCTGGCCAAATAGGTTAAAGCAAACCGCAGCAAGGGCGTATTGATCTCATTTGTAATACTTAAAAGCTCTCCGCCCTCTAATATTGCTGCTAAAATACCAACCGTAAACGCTGTTGCCAGCCCACTGCCGGACAAAGGATAGAATCCTCCCTCCAGAATGGGCACAATCATATTTTCCCCTGGTGCAGCAATATCCGGTTTAGGCGTATTATTGGAAGTAAAACCTCTTCCAGCAGTGTCAGCCACCGTCAGCATAATTGCATTATAGGAAGTAACCGTAATCAACTGGGTTGCGTTTCCAGGTATTGAGATTGTAGTATAGATATTCGGATTCAGAAAATAAATATCGTTCTTCAGGAAATTTCTTATGGGAAGCCAGATATGGCAAAGGGAGACTACCCCCTCTCCTTCTTCTATCCGAAACCGCCACACCCCCTTGGAAGTATTCTTAAAACGCAGCAATATTAATTTCTTCTGAGAATATACCTCGCTGCCAAACAAGTCATAATAAATAATGGTATCTCCATATTCTATTCTGCCATTTCGGCTTGCTGCAAGCAGCGTATCAATACGGGAAACC from Anaerocolumna sp. AGMB13020 encodes the following:
- a CDS encoding helix-turn-helix transcriptional regulator is translated as MVDKTAVGKKIFELRKKKGITQDYLAKQINITPQAISKWENGVTLPDTGLLPALAELFCVSVDEVLCLHTNKYIEKQIGKGAVMLPGIKYFPCTPPLVGCIKSSLDYIGIHVSTSWISAPYAFMLNINEEVSFMGTEYWGDNGCFDELIRNCGGIVKNYGFYKSVSDIDEKRQEAWLMIRDSIDKGLPCYAWELDKPMYYLIAGYDEIGYYYIEPDSLKVTGPKPYQELGATEWGCLEIHIIRPGSISDNLKTIKDVFEYAINVGNPEVHAPNEGYTMGTEAYRMWWEALLSGQADSYGVAYNASFWSKCKNMAVLFLKESKLRIGILENQFDNAISHYEACGKSLTKLSQMLPVSNKNSIITEQLRKEAVSLLKAAQLSEKKGLEEISNLLSEIYKIW
- a CDS encoding GNAT family N-acetyltransferase, with amino-acid sequence MNLQKICRHIDEGANFYLRTLGNAEHMEYLDNGLYSIVRPRAGQEGCTALFDIRLEHLSDEAMKVKIQEIKKLNLHTWWGIGISEKMLRAVYGENLPLPATFTNEEEGCMAMLCDEIPPAKEENSPFTVRKVTTPDEFEIWAEICNRILHNNYPMLHPVNHYALCKEGVMSCFIAHDNDVPASVCSIIYNKEGASLEFVCTLKEYRLKGLAKAVCIAAIQEAFSKNSEIITLRALPDVKGMYRKLGFQLYNHPVFYQPGQTI